DNA sequence from the uncultured Ilyobacter sp. genome:
CAGTAACCTCTTTTCTGATTTCTGGAGTGATCGGATGCGCAATATCCTTGTACTCTCCATTAGGCATCTTTCTAGAAGGCATCGCCACAAACATTCCTTTTTGTCCATCAATCACTTTCAAGCCATGAATAACAAAGCACTCATCAAAAGTAATGTCCGCGTAAGCCTTTAGCTTTAGTTCATTCTCATTCTTCACAGTTCTGAGTCTTACG
Encoded proteins:
- the spoVG gene encoding septation regulator SpoVG, with the protein product MKITDVRLRTVKNENELKLKAYADITFDECFVIHGLKVIDGQKGMFVAMPSRKMPNGEYKDIAHPITPEIRKEVTDTVIEKYNEIEKEESEAETLV